One window from the genome of Sulfodiicoccus acidiphilus encodes:
- the moaC gene encoding cyclic pyranopterin monophosphate synthase MoaC: MVDVSSKESVVREAVAEGKVRLKRETIRKILEGKVEKGDVIEVSRVAGIMAAKRTAEFLPLCHPIPLTSVEVEVKCEEEFVKAICTVKTTYKTGVEMDALTCVTSTLLTVWDMVKKHEKDENGQYPVTELTEVRVVRKVKETTKS; the protein is encoded by the coding sequence ATGGTGGACGTGTCCTCGAAGGAGTCCGTTGTAAGAGAAGCTGTAGCAGAAGGTAAGGTTAGGCTGAAGAGGGAAACAATACGAAAGATATTGGAAGGCAAAGTGGAAAAAGGGGACGTTATAGAGGTTAGTAGGGTTGCTGGGATAATGGCTGCCAAGAGGACCGCTGAGTTCCTTCCATTATGTCATCCCATTCCTCTCACATCTGTCGAGGTCGAAGTTAAGTGTGAGGAGGAATTCGTCAAAGCTATCTGCACTGTAAAGACAACTTACAAAACTGGAGTAGAAATGGATGCGCTCACTTGCGTCACCTCGACGCTTCTAACCGTGTGGGATATGGTGAAGAAACACGAAAAGGACGAGAATGGACAGTACCCAGTCACTGAGCTGACAGAGGTGAGAGTAGTGAGGAAGGTCAAAGAGACCACAAAGTCTTAA
- a CDS encoding replication factor C large subunit: MRLPWFVKYRPKSLSEVENQEEAKSQLKEWITSWLHGKPGKKSVLLYGPPGVGKTTLAEALARDFDLELFELNASDSRRLQEIERTAKVASTSSTLFGKKGKLLLLDEVDGMDSKEDRGGFQALLQLVDSTDNPVLLTANDPWDPSMRELRARCQLIELKKLGKVSSRRVLKRICEMEKVRCDEDALNEIIEESEGDLRYAINALQAVAEGRGSVTRQSVEATIRKERELDPFETLRSVFWARYAWQARNAVSSSRVDYEMLLRWFDENLPLQFEDFKDLSRAYAALSRASLFSSRARYVSWDLLSYVFDIMGIGLAFAEAGKSKPGWKAKWRKYQFPQYISSMARTKSSREVRDSLLSKIASKTHCSMSKVKNDVLSTLRLKPSKEVADYFGLTEDELKYLKTLWSL, encoded by the coding sequence TTGAGGTTACCTTGGTTCGTCAAGTATAGACCCAAAAGTCTCTCCGAGGTCGAGAACCAAGAAGAAGCTAAGTCTCAACTTAAGGAATGGATAACTAGCTGGCTCCATGGTAAACCTGGCAAGAAGTCCGTACTTCTCTACGGTCCACCAGGTGTAGGTAAGACCACCTTGGCAGAGGCGTTAGCTAGGGACTTCGATCTCGAACTGTTCGAACTCAACGCAAGCGATTCCAGAAGACTTCAGGAGATCGAGAGGACTGCGAAGGTTGCTTCCACCTCCTCAACTCTCTTCGGAAAGAAGGGCAAGCTACTTCTCCTAGATGAGGTTGACGGGATGGATTCAAAGGAGGACAGGGGAGGCTTTCAGGCATTACTTCAATTGGTTGACTCTACTGACAATCCCGTGCTTCTCACTGCCAACGATCCTTGGGACCCGTCCATGAGGGAGCTCAGAGCTAGATGCCAACTCATAGAGCTCAAGAAGTTGGGCAAGGTGAGCTCTAGGAGGGTGCTCAAGAGGATCTGTGAGATGGAGAAGGTCAGGTGCGATGAAGACGCCCTTAATGAGATAATTGAGGAGAGCGAAGGAGACCTCAGATACGCGATCAATGCCCTCCAGGCGGTAGCGGAAGGAAGAGGATCGGTAACTAGGCAGTCTGTAGAGGCCACCATTAGAAAGGAACGAGAGCTCGATCCATTCGAGACGCTGAGAAGTGTCTTCTGGGCCCGTTACGCTTGGCAGGCCAGAAACGCCGTGTCAAGTTCTCGTGTGGACTATGAGATGTTATTAAGATGGTTCGACGAAAACCTACCACTTCAATTCGAGGACTTCAAAGACCTAAGCAGGGCCTACGCTGCTCTATCTAGGGCCTCCCTCTTCTCCTCTAGGGCTAGGTATGTTTCCTGGGACCTCCTGAGCTACGTTTTCGACATCATGGGGATTGGTTTAGCCTTCGCCGAGGCAGGTAAGTCTAAGCCTGGGTGGAAGGCAAAGTGGAGAAAATACCAGTTTCCTCAATACATTTCCTCAATGGCAAGAACTAAGTCGAGCAGGGAAGTGAGAGACTCTCTTCTCTCTAAGATCGCCTCTAAGACTCATTGCTCTATGTCGAAGGTAAAGAACGACGTCCTCTCCACACTAAGGCTGAAACCCTCTAAGGAGGTTGCAGACTACTTTGGCTTAACTGAAGACGAATTGAAGTACCTTAAGACTTTGTGGTCTCTTTGA
- a CDS encoding replication factor C small subunit, translating to MSEELMWSEKYRPRHLDDIVDQEENVSRLKQFVKERNMPHLLFAGSPGTGKTTAALALVRDLYGEDYERYFLELNASDESGINVIRTKVKDFARTVTLGEVPFKVILLDEADNMTADAQQALRRIMEIYTETTRFILACNYLSKIIEPIQSRTALFRFYPLKKEDVIARLRFIAEKEGVSYDEGGLEEIYNVTMGDLRKSINLLQSASTYGKITVESIYKAVGVSQPKEVRDALKLALAGKFIEAREKVRSLMVNSGLSGEDIVKQIHREVLSGDLSIPEELRALLVDYVGETEFRIVEGADDEIQLSAFLAKLSVFGAKYVGGEG from the coding sequence GTGAGCGAGGAGTTAATGTGGAGTGAAAAGTACAGGCCTAGACATCTCGACGACATCGTGGATCAGGAGGAGAATGTCAGCAGACTGAAGCAGTTCGTAAAGGAAAGGAATATGCCTCACCTCCTCTTCGCTGGCTCTCCTGGGACGGGAAAGACTACAGCCGCCCTCGCCTTAGTCAGGGACCTCTACGGGGAGGACTATGAGAGGTATTTCCTCGAGCTTAACGCCAGTGATGAAAGTGGGATAAACGTCATAAGAACTAAGGTTAAGGACTTCGCCCGCACAGTAACGTTGGGTGAAGTCCCGTTTAAGGTTATATTGCTAGACGAGGCCGACAACATGACGGCGGACGCCCAACAAGCGCTCAGAAGGATAATGGAAATTTACACCGAGACAACTCGTTTCATATTGGCCTGCAACTATCTTAGCAAGATAATTGAGCCGATCCAGTCTAGGACAGCCCTCTTCAGGTTTTATCCCTTGAAGAAGGAAGACGTCATAGCTAGACTGAGGTTCATTGCTGAAAAAGAGGGTGTAAGTTATGACGAGGGTGGACTGGAGGAAATATACAACGTCACTATGGGAGACCTGAGGAAGTCCATAAACCTCCTCCAATCCGCTTCCACCTACGGTAAGATCACAGTAGAATCGATTTACAAGGCAGTTGGTGTGTCTCAACCCAAGGAGGTTAGGGACGCCCTGAAGCTGGCGTTAGCTGGGAAGTTTATCGAAGCGAGGGAGAAGGTTAGGTCCCTCATGGTAAATTCCGGTCTCTCAGGTGAAGACATAGTTAAGCAGATCCACAGGGAAGTCTTGTCTGGGGATCTCTCAATTCCCGAAGAGTTGAGGGCCCTCCTAGTTGACTACGTGGGGGAGACGGAGTTCAGAATAGTCGAGGGGGCGGATGATGAGATTCAACTCAGCGCTTTTCTGGCCAAGCTCAGCGTCTTCGGGGCCAAGTACGTGGGTGGGGAGGGTTGA
- a CDS encoding YbhB/YbcL family Raf kinase inhibitor-like protein, giving the protein MKVISNSFHDKSDIPVRYTCDGEDISPHLQWEKVGKGLYAVIMEDPDAPGGTFYHWAIYNVTTTELPEAIPKMTSTQYGDQAINDFGRVGYGGPCPPRGPPHRYFVKVYALKERMMLPARIGVREVATVAESIAVDVGEIMGKYRRGGK; this is encoded by the coding sequence GTGAAGGTAATTAGCAATTCCTTCCATGACAAATCGGACATACCAGTTAGGTACACTTGCGACGGTGAGGACATATCTCCCCATCTTCAGTGGGAAAAGGTGGGAAAAGGATTATACGCGGTCATAATGGAGGACCCAGACGCCCCTGGAGGAACTTTTTATCATTGGGCGATTTACAACGTGACGACCACGGAACTCCCTGAGGCGATACCTAAAATGACCTCTACGCAGTACGGCGATCAAGCTATAAACGACTTTGGAAGAGTGGGGTATGGAGGGCCATGTCCTCCACGAGGTCCTCCACACAGATACTTCGTCAAGGTCTATGCGCTTAAGGAAAGAATGATGTTACCAGCGCGCATTGGAGTGAGGGAGGTGGCCACAGTGGCTGAGTCCATCGCTGTGGACGTAGGAGAGATCATGGGAAAGTATAGGAGGGGAGGAAAGTGA
- a CDS encoding CDP-2,3-bis-(O-geranylgeranyl)-sn-glycerol synthase: protein MELYTLLYAFVIYSPALAANGGATFIREGTPLDFGRSLGDGRRILGDGKTFEGLLLSLSFGLTVSIGISRFLGEPWITKGFMGALGAMVGDLVGAFFKRRMGMTRGQRALGLDQLDFVVGATAFMLATGVPLSLSEFLFVAALAFVLHLGTNAVAYRLKIKRVPW from the coding sequence GTGGAGCTGTATACCCTCCTTTACGCTTTCGTTATTTACTCGCCCGCGTTGGCAGCCAACGGAGGAGCCACGTTCATCAGAGAGGGAACTCCACTCGACTTCGGCAGGAGCTTGGGAGATGGAAGGAGGATTCTAGGGGATGGAAAAACGTTTGAAGGGTTACTCTTGTCCCTATCTTTCGGGTTGACCGTTTCGATTGGGATAAGTAGGTTTCTGGGAGAACCTTGGATCACGAAAGGGTTCATGGGAGCACTTGGGGCTATGGTAGGAGATTTAGTAGGCGCATTCTTTAAAAGAAGAATGGGTATGACGAGGGGACAAAGGGCATTGGGGTTGGACCAGTTGGACTTCGTCGTAGGCGCCACCGCTTTCATGCTGGCCACAGGCGTTCCATTATCTCTATCAGAGTTTCTCTTCGTTGCAGCTTTGGCCTTCGTACTGCACTTGGGAACTAATGCAGTGGCCTATCGATTAAAGATTAAAAGGGTCCCGTGGTAG
- a CDS encoding LysE family translocator, protein MKLEEFRKELEGMGLEDLLLGIGLGVAMGLSLAAPPGPVNALIATEAAKSPLHGTSVGVGAMTADAVFMTITLIIGRFLPSFVIHSLFLAGGGVMLYLAYDVWRSKGPSGRGKKGNFVVGLGMGLSNPFQITWWLTAGLFMIREISLTTIPGFFAGILLWIFSFPLTIHKIRARYKYIKYASATILLLFGAYMLYIGVAYALKTT, encoded by the coding sequence TTGAAGCTCGAGGAATTCAGAAAAGAACTTGAGGGGATGGGATTGGAAGATTTGCTGTTAGGTATAGGTCTAGGAGTAGCTATGGGGCTCTCCTTGGCTGCCCCTCCAGGTCCAGTCAATGCCTTGATAGCTACAGAGGCGGCCAAGTCTCCGTTACATGGAACTAGCGTCGGAGTTGGCGCTATGACTGCTGACGCGGTTTTCATGACAATCACGTTAATAATAGGGAGATTTCTGCCCAGTTTTGTAATACACTCTCTCTTCTTAGCTGGCGGCGGTGTGATGCTTTACTTAGCATACGATGTGTGGAGAAGCAAGGGACCGAGCGGGAGGGGGAAGAAGGGAAACTTCGTAGTGGGTCTAGGGATGGGTCTCAGTAATCCTTTTCAAATAACTTGGTGGTTAACCGCCGGCTTGTTCATGATTCGAGAAATTTCGCTCACGACAATACCGGGATTCTTTGCAGGTATTCTCCTTTGGATTTTCTCATTTCCTCTCACTATACACAAAATACGAGCAAGATATAAGTACATAAAGTATGCGTCGGCAACGATCTTGTTGTTATTCGGTGCCTACATGCTATACATCGGTGTCGCCTACGCACTCAAAACTACTTAA
- a CDS encoding ABC transporter permease subunit: MASGLTAAIEILFFTHVAYFLSRRRNPFLEGLVDVPASIPHPIVGIALVILDSPYTPTGQFLNSIGLNLFDSYLGLVTALIIVSTPIYVRAAQNLFEGMNRGPEMFSRTLGADELTTFIRVVFPSSRASLVSAALTAMARAMSEFGSIAIVAFYVQGGPFNLVSPASVYIYSQYEYYFRSSIPEAAFLLIISLVILIITRIYKRTYGAAGI, from the coding sequence GTGGCATCAGGTTTGACAGCAGCTATAGAAATCTTGTTCTTCACTCACGTGGCTTACTTTTTATCTAGACGAAGAAATCCATTCCTCGAAGGGTTAGTCGACGTACCCGCATCAATCCCCCACCCCATAGTGGGAATAGCTTTAGTCATACTGGATAGCCCATATACACCAACTGGCCAATTCCTGAACTCTATTGGACTCAACCTTTTCGACTCCTATTTAGGTTTGGTCACCGCCCTCATAATCGTTTCCACTCCAATTTACGTGAGAGCAGCCCAGAACCTATTTGAGGGAATGAACCGAGGCCCAGAGATGTTCTCAAGGACCTTAGGGGCGGACGAGCTTACAACGTTTATTCGAGTGGTCTTCCCTAGCTCAAGGGCTAGCCTCGTATCTGCGGCCTTAACCGCAATGGCCCGAGCAATGAGCGAGTTCGGCTCGATTGCTATAGTAGCATTTTACGTTCAAGGGGGTCCGTTTAACCTCGTAAGTCCAGCCTCAGTATACATCTATTCTCAATACGAGTATTATTTCAGGTCCTCAATACCAGAGGCGGCTTTCCTTCTAATTATTTCACTAGTGATACTAATAATAACGAGGATATATAAGAGAACCTATGGGGCCGCCGGGATTTGA
- a CDS encoding extracellular solute-binding protein, translated as MSSLKYLAVGLVVAVVVAAAAYGLFAPHSRPLAVYVAGAYTAEAQFLAQAFHNSTGVQVTVIPGGSFKLASDIAAGEPASVFMPVAFTQAVDVLGQRNPGWAIGIFTDQMAIVYSNASLQNPSVREALSYYHEAMSTNDSTYWFDFFETITSGSVKLGISNPSTDPEGLYAFLMLEIAGKIYAHNSSYFLDRVIETGANVTRSSTGEYVGPLEEGEVQLVFSYRSYAMAQGFSYLQLPPWLNFGSSQYSSFYSKFSWPVNLEGKDVNVSGSPVYLYITVPTKPQNPQASYAFLRFVLSHVDELERYGLTPAIPAPLFASNNTLPPQISELESSGEVTYAGPLAEL; from the coding sequence ATGAGCTCCTTAAAGTATCTGGCTGTCGGATTAGTTGTAGCTGTTGTGGTCGCCGCAGCCGCCTATGGCCTTTTTGCTCCTCACTCTAGACCACTCGCCGTGTATGTGGCTGGGGCATATACTGCTGAGGCGCAGTTCTTGGCGCAAGCCTTTCATAATTCAACTGGAGTCCAGGTTACAGTAATTCCGGGAGGTAGCTTCAAGCTAGCTTCGGATATAGCCGCAGGAGAACCAGCTAGCGTATTTATGCCAGTTGCGTTTACTCAGGCCGTAGACGTGTTGGGACAGAGGAATCCAGGGTGGGCAATAGGAATCTTCACGGATCAAATGGCCATAGTCTATTCTAACGCTTCCCTCCAGAATCCTTCCGTGAGGGAGGCTCTATCCTATTATCACGAGGCCATGTCCACCAATGATTCTACTTACTGGTTTGATTTTTTCGAAACGATCACCTCTGGCAGTGTGAAGCTTGGTATATCCAATCCTAGTACGGACCCAGAGGGACTATATGCGTTCCTTATGTTAGAGATAGCGGGAAAGATTTACGCTCACAACTCCAGTTACTTCCTCGACAGGGTGATAGAAACTGGAGCGAACGTGACGAGGTCGAGCACAGGAGAATACGTCGGGCCATTGGAGGAGGGGGAAGTGCAGTTAGTTTTCTCCTATAGGTCTTACGCCATGGCGCAGGGATTCTCCTACTTACAGCTCCCACCTTGGTTGAATTTCGGGAGTTCTCAGTATTCATCGTTCTACTCAAAGTTCTCTTGGCCAGTTAACCTAGAAGGAAAGGACGTCAACGTAAGTGGCAGCCCTGTCTACCTCTACATAACCGTTCCCACTAAGCCGCAGAACCCGCAGGCCTCATACGCGTTCTTGCGTTTCGTTCTCAGTCACGTGGACGAATTGGAGCGATATGGCCTGACGCCTGCAATTCCTGCCCCACTTTTCGCTTCTAATAACACTCTCCCGCCTCAAATCTCTGAGCTTGAGAGCTCTGGAGAAGTGACCTACGCTGGGCCGCTCGCGGAGCTTTGA
- a CDS encoding serine/threonine protein kinase: MRRGISEEDPNVAPLRDFIFPHPYSEAEKELQEAGLAHLLSFGKVKLGGVNVIGKGKSGVVALTEDLNVVKIRRSDSPKRCLKFEARMQERAIGVAPRVLNYGCHFILMEYIKGRELMRTEGIDVIIQVLRAGFSLDQLEIEHREITRPWGNVLIGDKRAFIIDFEDARPSPSPTNFVRLFSAFRRSLLNASLHNKYI, translated from the coding sequence TTGCGTCGCGGCATTTCTGAGGAAGACCCCAACGTGGCTCCACTAAGGGACTTCATATTTCCTCACCCTTATTCGGAGGCCGAAAAAGAACTCCAAGAAGCTGGATTAGCACACCTACTGTCGTTCGGTAAGGTAAAGCTGGGAGGAGTGAATGTGATAGGAAAGGGGAAGAGTGGTGTAGTCGCGCTCACAGAGGATCTAAACGTTGTCAAGATTAGGAGGAGCGATTCGCCTAAGAGATGCCTGAAGTTTGAGGCTAGGATGCAAGAGAGGGCAATTGGTGTTGCCCCACGAGTGTTAAACTACGGGTGCCACTTTATTTTGATGGAGTATATCAAGGGAAGAGAGCTGATGAGGACTGAGGGAATCGACGTCATTATCCAAGTTTTACGTGCTGGATTTTCTCTGGATCAGTTAGAGATCGAACACAGAGAGATTACGAGACCTTGGGGGAACGTCCTCATCGGAGATAAGAGGGCGTTCATAATCGACTTCGAGGACGCTAGGCCGTCCCCATCCCCTACGAACTTCGTTAGGCTATTTTCGGCCTTCAGGAGAAGTTTGTTAAACGCCTCCCTGCATAACAAATATATATAG
- the cca gene encoding CCA tRNA nucleotidyltransferase translates to MRQLNRGEGSLNVEDEVLSKIKPSPQEYVKINDAIRKVVQRLEGFNPEVHGSFAKDTWLSGASDVDVFVFFPSTTSLEWIRSQALSLIKAKLSDLPWQIEYADHPYLKVLVDGIWIDVVPAVAVEEGSKPVTPVDRTRFHTVFVRGNFTPEMKDQVRLLKAFMKGIGVYGAEQRVKGFSGYLAELLIYHLRDFKGVLSAASSWGPKVVLGEPIRNFPEPLVVPDPIDPHRNVAAAVSIKRLAEFSLAARYYLTSPSLRFFYPPTVSDVPAVGDVLVVEVKPREYVAEEVLWGQVNSVLTKVRRSLGEAGFRVIDVGACEGLKLLVQVESKEIGRFKLHQGPPFYMRDDVSSFIASNDQVWIGEDGRLLSIKRRTGVMEDVVKGCLTFKFDFDLSFKWVSKGDDPCVAAFLRKTPTWLH, encoded by the coding sequence ATACGACAGCTTAATAGAGGTGAGGGGAGCCTGAACGTCGAGGATGAAGTTCTAAGCAAGATTAAACCCTCTCCGCAAGAATATGTCAAGATCAATGACGCAATTAGAAAAGTTGTCCAGAGATTAGAAGGATTTAACCCCGAAGTGCATGGCTCGTTCGCTAAGGACACTTGGCTTTCTGGAGCTTCAGATGTAGACGTCTTCGTATTCTTTCCGTCTACAACTAGCTTAGAGTGGATTCGAAGTCAGGCCCTGTCTCTCATTAAGGCTAAGTTAAGTGACCTGCCTTGGCAAATTGAGTACGCCGATCATCCCTACCTAAAGGTACTAGTGGATGGAATCTGGATTGACGTAGTGCCAGCGGTAGCTGTAGAAGAGGGGTCCAAGCCTGTGACTCCCGTAGACAGGACTCGATTCCACACCGTGTTTGTGAGAGGTAACTTCACTCCTGAAATGAAGGATCAGGTTAGACTACTCAAGGCTTTTATGAAGGGGATAGGTGTCTACGGTGCTGAACAGCGAGTCAAGGGCTTCTCGGGATATCTAGCGGAACTACTGATCTATCACCTCAGGGACTTCAAAGGAGTTCTGAGCGCCGCCTCTTCCTGGGGCCCCAAGGTGGTTCTGGGCGAGCCTATAAGGAATTTTCCAGAACCCTTAGTTGTTCCAGATCCCATAGATCCTCACAGGAACGTTGCAGCGGCTGTTTCGATCAAGAGGTTGGCGGAGTTTTCGCTAGCAGCCAGATATTACCTAACTTCTCCTTCACTTCGTTTCTTCTATCCCCCAACTGTCTCAGACGTCCCAGCGGTTGGTGATGTTTTGGTGGTAGAAGTTAAACCTCGGGAATATGTTGCTGAGGAAGTACTTTGGGGACAGGTTAATAGTGTGCTGACTAAAGTTAGGAGATCTTTGGGAGAAGCGGGATTCAGAGTGATCGATGTAGGGGCCTGCGAGGGGTTGAAACTACTTGTTCAAGTTGAGTCTAAGGAGATCGGACGTTTTAAGCTACATCAGGGACCACCTTTCTATATGCGAGACGACGTATCCTCCTTCATAGCATCCAACGACCAAGTGTGGATAGGTGAGGATGGGAGGTTACTTTCCATCAAGAGGAGAACAGGAGTCATGGAGGACGTTGTGAAGGGATGCCTCACCTTCAAATTCGACTTCGATCTAAGCTTTAAGTGGGTGTCCAAGGGGGACGATCCTTGCGTCGCGGCATTTCTGAGGAAGACCCCAACGTGGCTCCACTAA
- the thpR gene encoding RNA 2',3'-cyclic phosphodiesterase — MRLFTALRIPGEPLISILREIEQIPGIKPVDKESLHVTLLFLGEVPESVVPLLKEGLSSMKFKSVEVELKGLGVFPSPFSARVVWVGLAGNLDPVRELRLKQEGLLRELRVHYDKKEFSPHVTLGRVKSRPPKELIELIDIYGSTSFGKVKLESFHLMRSILTPKGPIYDSLIEVRGA; from the coding sequence TTGAGACTGTTCACAGCCTTAAGAATACCTGGAGAACCTCTGATCTCGATTCTGAGGGAAATCGAGCAAATTCCTGGCATTAAACCGGTGGATAAAGAATCTCTCCACGTCACCTTGTTGTTCCTAGGAGAGGTTCCAGAAAGTGTTGTACCTCTACTTAAGGAGGGTCTATCGTCTATGAAATTCAAGTCGGTTGAAGTGGAACTAAAGGGGCTGGGCGTCTTTCCCTCACCCTTCTCAGCAAGAGTGGTTTGGGTGGGGCTAGCGGGAAATTTGGATCCGGTAAGGGAGCTCAGGTTAAAGCAAGAAGGCCTGCTAAGGGAACTGCGCGTCCATTACGACAAAAAGGAGTTCTCGCCTCACGTTACGCTTGGTAGAGTGAAGAGTAGGCCACCAAAGGAACTTATAGAGCTTATAGACATATATGGCTCTACCAGTTTCGGGAAAGTTAAACTTGAAAGTTTTCACCTCATGAGGAGTATTCTAACCCCGAAAGGACCCATATACGACAGCTTAATAGAGGTGAGGGGAGCCTGA
- a CDS encoding AAA family ATPase — protein sequence MSSKKIVCVTGMPGAGKSVVSEVFRNKGWKIVVMSEQLKRRYVKEGLPGESFEKFASRMREKYGRDIVARLCLEEVREEDKLIVMEGVRNWEEVELFKRVGETLILAVHAPQSLGRRGYCLG from the coding sequence GTGTCCTCAAAAAAAATCGTTTGTGTGACTGGGATGCCTGGGGCCGGGAAGAGCGTCGTATCTGAGGTCTTTCGAAATAAGGGCTGGAAGATAGTTGTTATGAGTGAACAGTTGAAGAGGAGGTACGTAAAAGAAGGGCTTCCTGGAGAGTCGTTTGAGAAGTTTGCCTCAAGGATGAGGGAGAAGTATGGACGAGACATAGTTGCTAGACTATGCCTCGAGGAAGTTAGGGAAGAGGACAAGTTAATAGTTATGGAGGGAGTGAGAAATTGGGAAGAAGTGGAGCTTTTTAAAAGAGTAGGAGAGACGCTGATATTAGCAGTCCACGCCCCCCAAAGCTTAGGAAGGAGAGGTTACTGTCTAGGATGA
- a CDS encoding RNA-binding domain-containing protein, whose amino-acid sequence MTKVSVETEVRPSEVRDKVLKAVSNFFDHEELREETKGLGVSLIAEASSLRSLIKLHSALRQQRILDAARKHMLNGRTANTVSFMLHKQAAAVGKLSFVDVESESPCGPIRVFILHDNPTGVIEWLAPKTSRGVPIREIPMP is encoded by the coding sequence TTGACCAAGGTGAGTGTGGAGACCGAGGTTAGACCCTCTGAGGTCCGGGATAAGGTCCTGAAGGCCGTGAGTAACTTCTTCGATCATGAGGAACTAAGAGAAGAGACTAAAGGCCTTGGAGTAAGTCTCATAGCGGAGGCTTCCTCTCTCAGATCCCTAATTAAATTGCACTCTGCCCTTAGACAGCAGCGCATACTAGACGCCGCTAGGAAACATATGCTAAATGGTAGGACGGCTAACACTGTCAGCTTCATGCTCCACAAACAGGCTGCAGCCGTGGGAAAACTCAGCTTCGTCGACGTAGAAAGTGAGTCACCCTGCGGTCCAATAAGGGTATTCATCTTGCACGATAATCCTACTGGTGTAATAGAGTGGCTAGCACCTAAAACCTCTAGAGGTGTACCAATAAGGGAGATCCCTATGCCCTAA
- the rnz gene encoding ribonuclease Z, giving the protein MIRVYFVGSGGGSPSFRGLPAILVKREGWSVLFDCGEGTQWRLMKYGLGLTSLDAVFVTHMHGDHVLGLPGLIESMGLLGREKKLYVGGPRGLREFLTESFKWTRFNPPFPLEFVDSLEVGGMSISSFPSCHTIDSLGYVVKEKDRVNLNVERLRETGVKDWRVFRLLKEGKSVEVKGVKLDPETYLTTRRGVKVVYTGDTMPCEQVIRAAEEADLLIHDSTFLDEKEAHSFGHSLARDAATTASKSHVKALALFHISARYRDASPLVQDARRFFPHCFLAEDVSFYDVRA; this is encoded by the coding sequence ATGATAAGGGTCTACTTCGTTGGAAGTGGAGGAGGCTCTCCGTCGTTCAGGGGACTGCCTGCAATTCTCGTTAAAAGGGAAGGTTGGTCTGTCCTCTTTGATTGTGGAGAGGGAACTCAGTGGAGATTGATGAAGTATGGCTTAGGGTTGACATCGTTGGATGCGGTATTCGTAACTCATATGCACGGAGACCATGTTCTAGGACTGCCAGGCCTGATAGAGAGCATGGGACTCTTGGGTAGGGAGAAGAAACTCTATGTTGGGGGGCCCAGAGGTCTTAGGGAATTCCTGACGGAGTCCTTTAAGTGGACAAGGTTTAATCCTCCTTTTCCACTGGAATTCGTCGATAGCTTGGAGGTTGGAGGAATGAGCATATCTTCATTTCCCTCTTGCCACACAATAGACTCCTTAGGCTACGTAGTTAAGGAAAAAGATCGCGTAAACCTAAACGTCGAACGTCTGAGGGAAACTGGTGTAAAGGATTGGAGGGTGTTCCGCCTCCTCAAAGAGGGAAAATCGGTTGAGGTGAAAGGTGTGAAATTGGATCCCGAGACTTACCTCACTACGCGGAGGGGCGTGAAGGTAGTATACACTGGTGACACGATGCCCTGTGAACAAGTGATTAGAGCCGCAGAGGAGGCCGATCTCCTCATTCATGATTCCACCTTTTTAGACGAAAAGGAGGCACACTCCTTCGGACACTCTTTGGCCAGAGACGCAGCCACGACAGCCTCAAAATCGCATGTCAAAGCATTGGCTCTGTTCCACATAAGCGCTCGCTATAGAGACGCTTCCCCTCTAGTCCAGGACGCTAGAAGGTTCTTTCCACACTGTTTCTTAGCCGAAGACGTCTCCTTCTACGACGTTAGGGCATAG